In a genomic window of Lepisosteus oculatus isolate fLepOcu1 chromosome 5, fLepOcu1.hap2, whole genome shotgun sequence:
- the tlnrd1 gene encoding talin rod domain-containing protein 1 has protein sequence MASSGSGKSASEGSSSVLSSSSQQRKKLSSICDACKGKMQLVADLLLLSSETRPVLSAEGLMVAETFEKCRDTIIARTKELSILTHDIQSQLNMGKFAEVGDRLLEMGDLVVSLTECSAHAAYLAAVETLGSQPSVAGLVDRYKVTRCRHEVEQNCSVLRITPMADLTPQLLLEVSQHISRNLKTLTDACILASEKSKDKFAKEQFKLSVKCMSTSATALLACVKEVKTSPSELARNRCVLFSGPLVQSVHALVGFATEPQFLGKAASISPEGKAVQTAVLGGAMSVVSACVLLTQGLRDIAQHPENSTKMPDYRERLRNSACAVSDGCNLLSQALRERSSPRTLPPVNSHSVN, from the coding sequence ATGGCTAGTAGTGGCTCAGGCAAATCGGCTAGCGAGGGGTCGTCCAGCGTTCTGAGCAGCAGCTCGCAGCAGAGGAAGAAGCTGTCCTCCATCTGTGACGCTTGCAAGGGTAAGATGCAGCTCGTAGCGGATTTGCTCCTCTTGTCCAGCGAGACGAGACCGGTCCTCAGCGCCGAAGGGCTCATGGTGGCCGAGACGTTTGAGAAATGCAGGGACACCATCATTGCCAGGACTAAGGAGCTGTCCATCCTGACTCACGATATCCAGAGCCAGCTCAATATGGGCAAGTTCGCGGAAGTTGGAGACAGGCTGCTGGAGATGGGGGACCTGGTGGTCTCTCTGACTGAGTGCTCAGCACATGCTGCTTACCTGGCAGCCGTGGAGACCCTGGGGTCCCAGCCCTCTGTGGCCGGGCTTGTGGATCGCTACAAGGTGACCCGGTGCAGGCACGAGGTGGAGCAGAACTGTAGCGTCCTGCGGATCACCCCCATGGCCGACCTCACCCCCCAGCTCCTTCTCGAAGTGTCCCAGCACATCTCCCGGAACCTGAAGACGCTGACGGACGCCTGCATCCTGGCCAGCGAGAAATCCAAGGACAAGTTTGCCAAGGAGCAGTTCAAGCTGAGCGTGAAGTGCATGAGCACGAGCGCCACGGCGCTCCTGGCCTGCGTGAAGGAGGTGAAGACCTCCCCGAGCGAGCTGGCGCGCAACCGCTGCGTGCTGTTCAGCGGACCCCTCGTGCAGTCCGTGCACGCCCTGGTGGGCTTTGCCACCGAGCCGCAGTTTCTGGGCAAAGCTGCCAGCATCAGCCCCGAGGGGAAGGCGGTGCAGACAGCTGTCCTTGGAGGGGCAATGAGCGTGGTTTCAGCTTGCGTTCTCCTGACTCAAGGCCTCAGGGATATAGCTCAACATCCGGAAAATAGCACCAAGATGCCCGACTACCGGGAGAGGCTCCGGAATTCGGCGTGTGCTGTCTCTGATGGGTGCAACTTGCTGTCTCAGGCACTGAGGGAACGATCTTCGCCCAGGACTTTACCGCCAGTCAACTCCCATTCTGTGAATTAA